ACGCTAAGCAGCTGTTTACGAAAGATCAGTCAGCATATGAGTAagtaacaaagaaaatagaatatgcatatgaatgcttttgtactttttgctCAAGTTGTCCTTTGCAGTATTTTCGACTATGGTCATGCCAAGACTCAAGCTGCTGCTGTGGGTATGTTTACTTGTGTGCGCTAACTTGTGTGCTCGTTTGTTTTGCTTTGTACAGGTGCATCATCTACTTAAATGAAACATGGGTCAACGCAGGGCACACGAAGGAGTACGTTTGGCAGGACACGACTGTGAAGTCATCGCAAGATGCCTTCCTCAAATGTCTGACGACGGGATTGGCTGCACCCTCGGGCAAAGGGGCCCGTTTGATCCTCGTACATGCTGGCAGCAGTGCAACTGGTTTCATCGAAGGATTTCCTGACTACTTCCGAGCAAAAAAGGGGGGCAAAGCTGACTACCACTCTGAGATGGATGGCAGATACTTTGAGGAGTGGTTCACCAACAAGCTTTTGCCAAACATTCCGCCTTTTAGCGTTATTGTCATGGACAATGCGCCATACCACAGCGTAGCTCTTGAGAAAGCACCTACCAAGTCGACGCGCAAAGCTGATATTCAGCTTTGCCTCACAAAGAAAGGTGTTCCGTGGTCAGAGGACATGGTGAGAGCTGAACTGCTGGAACTTTCCCAAAAGGTCAACACACCCAGTATTGTGTACCGCATCGACACTCTGGCGGCTACCCACGGCCATGAAGTGCTTCGTGTACCACCATACCACTGCGAGTTCAACCCAATCGAGCTTGTTTGGAGCCAGGTAAAGGGGTACATCGCAGCACGGAATACGGGTTTCACTTTGGCTGAAGTAGAGAAGCTTCTGCCAGAAGCACTGGCATCtgtaaaacaggaaaagtggCAAAACTGCTGCGCTCATGTAGAGCAAGTTGAAGCTGAAGCATGGGAACGGGACATGATTGTGGATAGTGAAATCGAACCACTTGTCTTCTGCATTTGTGATTTGTGCAACTCCTCCTCCGATGAGTCGGGTGCTCAGTTCAGTGATGACGAGTTGAGTGGCATTGAAGAACTTTGCTGACTTTCGAGGAATGTGCGGCCTGTCAGTGGTGGCTTTGTTCACGAGGGTCGACTGGTTGAGCTGAATTGTGGACACCTTTCTAGCGAACCTGCTCGTGCTGCTTCATGCTGAGCTCATTCCCCAAGAAGGCTGTGTTATTATGACAAAGCAAAGAGTACTTCCTCATCGTGTGATTTTgtgtgttgggtttaacgtcgccAAGTGACTCGGGCTAGGAAGGACACTGCACTGTACTGCTCCCTAATAATTACCTTATttatgttttgttgtgaagtgcAAACAATCGGAATGGTCACATGACCTCTGtaaaaacttggtataaaaaaggaaaaaaaagaagtccgAACCCACCACGACATCGGCCAGAGGTGCTCTTCTGTAAATAAAGTTTGCGTTTTTTAAACCACAAAAGTCGTCATCCGGTTGGAATATTGGTCCATCACACGCAATGAGTATTGCCcctggatgtatgtatgtatgtatggaacAAATCTCCAACTTTTTGAACCAGTACAATATTTGGGCACTGAATTACCCTATACCATAAAGATTTTCTCAACCGAGAAACACAGGCCATATCCAGGTTTTTATAAAAAACGATTGACGCATAAATCAAAATTTAGAGTTTTTGCCGAATAACAGCCTAGCTGAAACTCTCTTTTGAACGATAAAAAAGGAACTCTTACTTGCGGGAAGGAGGATGGGTTGGAATTATACTGGAGAAATAAATCGCGCATAACAATTCACAATAATGTCGCATATATTAAGACAGCAAACGGGCGAATACCAAGTCTAGGAAATGTTTTATGCGTTTGTGTGCCAAAATCACTATTCCGAGCTGCACAAATTTGCTTTCTTCCCTTTTCCCTGACTAACATATCATTCGTTACTCGCACGAAGTGCGTCGGGATACCGCACAGTGCAGTGGAAGGTCGATTCCGCACTGTTTTGCTAAAGCTGAACAGGTTTCTCTGCCGGCGGCCCGCTATAATCAATAACCTGCTGAGTGTTTAAAGAGCAGCACAGAAAAGTGGATCATCGGGGCAATGACGAAAACAAAAGTTGAAGGTGAGCACCTGTCGTTAACCCAGCCTCATTGGAGCTGCTGTGCTACCTAATCAATGAATTAACGTCATCTTACACGcagtactcactcacatcaacGAAGTAAACCGACAATGCGGTATAATCGGGACTAAATCGCCATGCTGGTCAAACCTCGGTGCCAGCTCAGCAGGTTCCGGCCCTCACAAGGGAACACGGTATGCTACAAATGAATAGATACGTGCAGTTCACTTCCGCGTGCAAGTAAgttgaagttactgaaaaaaaacaagatttcgaattgaactcgcaaaaattataaaaaaaatggcaccacgtggattcgaacccatgcacttAAAAACTACGGTGAACTCTCCGGAGCGACACGTCAGACCATTCGGCTACGAAACCGCGCGGAGCaacacctcgtgttttctttacgAACTACTTGCCTAgctttcacagcgttgcacctgatgtatgaaacggagtttAAGATTCATAAAGAAAACAATCCAGGTAGACCAATCGTGCCTGGAATAGGCACAGTTACTGAGAACATCTCATGCTATGTTGATAGCATTATCTGTTCCATTCCTGTCACATTTCCTTCATATATCAAAGACACAAACGACTTTCTAGACGATATCAATGATTTACATATTCCTGTTGGCTCTTTTTTGGTAATTCTGGAAGTTTGCTCTGTGTACACTAATATTCTGCACTCTGATGGTATCAGGGCTGTTGTGCGCGCGTAAAACGAGCCTGATCTCGATAAAGCAATCGATTCATGCACACTGGCCACGCTTCTTAAGTTAATTTCGAATTAAAGAATTTTGAGTTCAATGGTCAACATTACGTGCAGGTTAGTGGCACTTTCATGGGCACTTGGATTGGCCTCAATTACGCAAATATCTTTATTGGCCTCCTAGAAAATGAGTGTCTTTCATTCCGTAACTTGAAGCCTTTCTACTACGAACGTTTTAATGATGATATCTTTTTATTATGACACCATGGCGAATCCgatcttctttctttcattgaGAATTTCAATATTGTCCATCCAAATATCTCGTTTTCGCATTCATACTCAGCTATCAGTGTCAATTTCTTTGATGTCACGGTAACATTGCATCATCAAAAACTGACTACGAATCTGTACAGAAAACCGACTGACAAACATAATTACCTTCATTTTCAAAGTGGCCACACTAAACACTGCAAAACCAGAATTCCATAcagtcaggccattcgttttAAACGTATCTGCTCCGACAACAATGAGTTTGTTCGCAACTGTGAGTACCTTCGAGGTGCACTAACCAGACAATGATACCCCTCACGAATCATTGACGACGCCCTCAAGAAGGCTGAAAACATCGACCACGAGGATTTGCTCACGGGTAACAAGCCATCAACAAGCTCGTCACGTAACAGTGTAAATCTGATTTTAACGCGCTCAGCATCAGCTCCGAATGTAACCAACATTCTGAAGAAATACCACATCTTGATTCAAAGTGACCGCCTAAAAGACATCTTTGCGGAACCACCCAAGGGGGCTTATCGCCGATCGCGAAACCTGCGTGACAACTTAACTTCGTCCAAAATAAACAACCGACCGTACTATGTTGGATGTCACCCTTGCAATAAGCCCCGTTGTAAGGTATCCCCACACTTCACAGCTTCACACTCTGTAACTAGCAGCGCTTCAAGGTTTACCATGAGAATCAACAGAGACTTCACTCGCGACAGCGCCAATGTTTTgtacatgcttgagtgctccacaTGCCACCAGCAATACATTGGTCACACCGAAACTTCATTCAGATTACGCTTTAAAAACCATAGAGCACACGCTTCTAACCTACCTCATCTTCCACTATTAAAACATGTCCAGATGCTAGGACATCCCTTTGGAAACATCAAGGCTACCATACTACAGTCTGGATTGaaaactcatcatgaccgagaagttcgcgaatCCTACTTCATCAATAAATTCAACAATCTTCACGCTGGCATAAATGAAAGCATCGGCCGTGTCACCAGACCAATTGAActtcacactatatatatatatatatatatatatatatatgtttgtgtgtgtgtgtgtgacgtatgacgcgatggttggtagaggccgagaaggaagaagtgcagaatggaataaagatggcgtatgagccagcCCACGTCTCTCATTCATCACAGCGTCACACGAATCGACAAGATGACGactccccagccacttcatccGTGTCTGATCATCGACGCAGTCTTttacaagacgccctgaccatacttAAACTACGGAATCATCGTCTGGCCGCACACAgagaccagcaccatgacagaaccatcggctgaccttgacatccccaagtacaccagatcagcggacgacggacatgtacaggactggttcaacctgttcgagctccccGCCACTGCTGCATCCTAGCCGGAATAGGAGATTATCACCAACTTGACTGACTACacctccggtgaggcatttaggtTTTACCTCAaccacatctttgaaaatgacgagtcatggcaaaagctCAAAGAAGAGATCATCactcgttttaacgactatgaccaggACTTACTTATTGCTGACCATCTGGAGAAAACCGCACGTTATTGTCAATTTTCTAAGCAGTCCTCATGCATTCGAAAGCCCAACGTGAATAgacaactgccacaagacgaagtggcacatgagtttactttcagaagaccatgcgtgttttgggaaaaacctaaccatTAAGCGCGCCTGCTTTCTGCACGAAAGCCGGCATTTCGAAAGTCCTCGCTCCAACATATGACGCGAGACGTTTGCTCACCGACCTGATGCTCTtaattcttcgtctcgcatacgcggtccaccacgcggttttccatcacgcggctcttcaagaGCTCCTATCGCTCACCATTTGCATCATAAGGACGCCGCGACCACGGTAGACGACCTGACGCTTCACGAAAACACCCTGTCAAGACATGCTCTTTCCAGACAGATTCATTCATCACCGTGTGGTGCATACACACTAGACAGTCGAAACAAAGCAGAAAACTCAGACAAATCGAACGTCACATGCTGCCAAGCGCAAGAGCCATTCGTAGTGAAAAATGCAGAAGAAGCCTCCAAAAACCTTTTGTCGATTCTAGTGCACcacctttattttcttttgagaaTCACGACAACCCAACGACTACCAACTATTTATTGGTCACACCAACTATCAAAGAAAAGCAGGCTCGCGTAACTAAAAGAGTACCACCTCGTCGGGTACCGTAACATCACCAGTACcatcaagaactcaaagaactccAGAAACTACAGCAGTTGCATCAAGCACTACGACGAACTAAAATAAGATCACAAGCAGATTTGTGGCTTAAGGCTGGTCGTCAGgaacgacaccaactaaaggaaagaccaagtcaacatCTGAGCCATATTCGTAGAAGGAAACGTCAAGGAAGTCTTCTGTACCAGATATTAAGGCATCATGTGCAATCCTACCGATAGAGATACTACCACAGAAAACCACGAAACAGACTGAACGCTGCCATTTGCAAAATGCAGGAACACAGACATCGTATCATCAACTTCGGTTCTCGCAAACGCAAGCTGGAAGCTATGCTTCTGTTTCGGCCACGACACAGAATACAGCGTCCACGACGGAAAATTCGGCGCCTACTACGTCCGACCTTTAGAGGCTACAAGGACGTCCAACCTCGTTTGTTCTTtgcagctgctgaagccgtgtcGTGGTCAGTGTAGTTGTGCAGGACGCGGGTAACTTTCCCAGAATGCCGCAGTCAGCCTCGCCcgccagaactcctgcgttaactggactgctgcactctctccTGAAGTTTTTGAAATTTTACGGAACTtctctggagcatagaaccagttgtgaattttgacatttgtgacttttccaCTTCTCCTTGTTTAcattttcttgttcgtaattcatgccttctttcggggggaggaggAATCGTGTTAgctatgaagcgatgattggtagaggccgagaaggaagTACAGAATTGAATATACATGAGGTATGAGCCAGCCCACGTCTCCCATTCTTcgtacggatatatatatatatatattatatatatatatatatatatatatatatatatatatatatatatatatatattgccaccattgatgaacgagccgctgtggctcatacccgtttcgggctacgaagaagaaaacattttcgttgctctggttcgggtgaactcctggctgcaggtcttgtttttgctcgcgacattacaggtggagacgctgggtacgtgtacttcggctgtgt
The nucleotide sequence above comes from Rhipicephalus microplus isolate Deutch F79 chromosome 2, USDA_Rmic, whole genome shotgun sequence. Encoded proteins:
- the LOC142789209 gene encoding uncharacterized protein LOC142789209, with the translated sequence MRFPEKSVREVLSVVSEDTGISPRTVAKLKAERLRGPLVSPKKQAREVKISSSRTVKHDSLIIHAFRLKVHSMYAKREIPTLDSVIRAANEDDDLPNFTKTTLWRLMKDIGFTFAKRKQNLALIERSDIIAWRRRCIIYLNETWVNAGHTKEYVWQDTTVKSSQDAFLKCLTTGLAAPSGKGARLILVHAGSSATGFIEGFPDYFRAKKGGKADYHSEMDGRYFEEWFTNKLLPNIPPFSVIVMDNAPYHSVALEKAPTKSTRKADIQLCLTKKGVPWSEDMVRAELLELSQKVNTPSIVYRIDTLAATHGHEVLRVPPYHCEFNPIELVWSQVKGYIAARNTGFTLAEVEKLLPEALASVKQEKWQNCCAHVEQVEAEAWERDMIVDSEIEPLVFCICDLCNSSSDESGAQFSDDELSGIEELC